A window of Pirellula sp. SH-Sr6A contains these coding sequences:
- a CDS encoding transposase, with translation MKNMVFDASEPLNGREVLKFGAVENARSVLAPIIQDGARRMLQTVFGSEVDAFLKRHSNEVDNEGRRQVVQNRYLPSSELVTRAGTFEIQQPRDRDKSPEADDRVQFSSSILSPYLRRSKAIDEIIPSLYVKGISTGDSSEALQSLTGALVDSLTRQIS, from the coding sequence ATGAAAAATATGGTATTCGATGCTTCTGAACCATTGAATGGGAGGGAAGTTCTTAAGTTTGGAGCCGTCGAGAACGCCAGAAGCGTCCTCGCCCCAATTATCCAAGACGGGGCGAGAAGGATGCTGCAAACTGTTTTCGGAAGCGAGGTCGACGCGTTCCTAAAACGGCATTCGAACGAAGTCGACAATGAGGGAAGGCGACAAGTGGTTCAAAATCGATACTTGCCGTCAAGCGAGTTGGTGACGAGGGCAGGAACCTTCGAAATCCAACAGCCCCGTGATCGCGATAAATCACCAGAGGCCGACGATCGCGTTCAATTCTCCTCCAGCATTCTTTCGCCCTACCTTCGTCGTTCGAAGGCGATCGACGAGATCATCCCATCGCTTTACGTCAAAGGTATTTCCACGGGAGATTCCTCGGAAGCCTTGCAATCTTTGACGGGCGCTCTCGTGGATTCTCTTACCCGGCAGATATCGTGA